TAGACGCTCGGCGTCTGGAAGCCACAGCCGATCCGCCCTTCCGGACGGGCGATCGTTCCCGAAGTCGGCCGGTCGAGGCCGAGCACGAGCGACAGCAGCGTCGACTTCCCGGAGCCGTTCGGGCCGACCAGCGCGTGCAGGTCGCCGGCCTCGATCCGCAGGTCGACCCCGGCGAGCGCGGTGACGCCGTCGTAGCGCCGGACCACGCCGTCGAGGCGGATCTCGCGGGCGCCCTCGCGGTCGGCCGTTCCGTCGGGGTCAGCCATCGCGACCCCTCCGTTCGTAGACGAAGACGGTCGCCGCGAGCCAGCAGCCCGCCGCCGCGGCGACGCCGCCGAGCAGGAGCAAGCGGTCGGCGAACAGCCCGGGGGAGAGGTCCTTCAGCGCGACGGCGCGGACGACGACCGTCGCGTGGTACACCGGACTCCAGCCGGCGATACTCCGGCGGGCCGCCGAGAAGAACCCGGTGGGGTAGACGGGGTTCGAGAAGGCGACGATCCCGCCGAGGAGCGCGACGTTGACGAACCGGCCGGCGACGGAGAACCGGGTCGCGAAGGTGACCCCGAGGCTCACCGCGACGAGCGCGGCGCCCGTCAGCGCGACGACGCCGAGCGCCGCGGGGTCGGCGACCGACACGCGATAGCCGAGCGCGACGCCGGCCAGTCCCATGCTCGCGACCGCGGCGGCGCCCAGCGCGGCGAACAGCGCGGCCTTCGCGGCGAGCAGCGCCCACAGCGACGACTCGACGCGCACGCGGTCGAACACCCGCCGCTCGCGGGCCAGGTGGTAGGGGACGTAGGTGAACGCGTAGATCGCGAGCAGATAGACGAGCCCGGTCGCGAAGAGGAACTCCGGGAGCGTCCGCTGGGGGCCGACGATCCGCCGCTCGACGGTGACCGTTGACGGGAACACGCCCGCGCGGTCGCGGAGCGTCCCCGTCACCGCCAGCGACGGGTCGACGTAGGTCACCATCCCGCCGTCGACGGCCAGCGAGAGGGTGGCGTTCGCACCGCTCTCGTAGAGCCCGTGGTCGACCGTGAGGACGCCGTACACCCGCTCCCGACGGAGCGCGGTCCGCGCGGCGTCGGTCGAGTCGTAGCTCCGCGGGGCCGAGACCGTCTGCGCGAGCCCGGCGACGGCCTGCAGTTCGTCTTCCGTCACGGCGTCGTCGGCGGGCACGACCGCGACCGGCACGTCCTGGGGGACGGTCCGGTCGAAGGAGGTCGTGGCGACACCGAACAGCGCGGGCGCGAGCAGGAAGACGACGGCGACGGCTCGCCAGTTGCGGCGGAGCCAGAACAGTTCCTTCTGGAGGAGCGGTGCGTCCATTCGAGAACAGTGAGACGGGGGGTCGCCTTAAGCGATCCCTGCTGCGGTCGATCCCGTCGCGACGCCGGTCGCCGTCGAACTCTGGCCGCCGGTCAGGATCGAACCGTACCAGCGGATGAGCGTCTCGGCGGTCTCGATGTCCGTCTCCCGCGAGACGGTCACCGTCGTACCGTCACGGGTCACGTCGGTCTCGCGGAGCTCGGTCTCCAGGGTCTCGTTCTGGATGGCGCCCGCCTGGATGGAGATGAACCCCTGCGCGAGGTCCGTCACGTCCCGGGCGGTGTCCGTGGAGTTCGTCAGGATGCGCGACTCGGTGCCGAGGGCCTCGCCGTCCTCGGTGATGTAGTAGGTCCCCGAGGTGATGTGGAGGTCGTTGTAGGCCTCGGCGTACGCGGTGACGTTCAGGCCTGTGGACTGGCCCATCGTCCGGTTGATCTGCGTGACGTTGACGTTCTGGGAGCTCTGGGCGTACCGGAAGTAGCCGTCGCGGGTGTCGTCGAACGCGCGGCGGAGGTCGCCGTCGACGGGTTCGGCGTTGCCGGCCTCGACGTCGACGGCGTCGGCGACGGCCTGCTCGGTGCCGAAGACGTACTCGTTCTCGTCGAGGACTGCGACCCACTGGTCGGGCTCGGGCGGCCCGAAGCTCGTGACGTTGTCTTCCTCCTCCTGCGGCTCGGGCTTGTAGACGGTCACACCGTCGACGGTCGTGTTACGGTACGACCGGTTGGTGTTCTCCGAGACCGCGTCGACCACGTCGGATTTGTCCCAGTCGGCCTCGACGATGGCGCCCTGGTAGGGCGGCGACGTGAAGTTCGCCTGTCGCTGGCTGTAGACGATGACCTGCTCGGCCGCGCGCGCGTCGAGCCCGCTCTCGTTTTCGACCTCGTCGAGCGCGCCCGTCAGGTTCGCCGGGATCATCTCGGCGGGCGAAGTCGTGGAGACCATCTCGCCGTCGGTCTCGTTGGCCATCTCGTCGTCGGTCTCGTTGGCCTCGCCCGGATCCGTGGTGTTGATCGAGCCGGCCGTGGCGTTGTACCCCGTCGCGTAGAGGCGCTCGGCCGTGTCGGACTCGATGACGCTCGCGTCGAAGACGGCGACGCTGTCGACGCCGTCGGGCACCGGTTCGAGCAGGGCCGAATCCTGCGAATCCGTGACGCCGTCGAGAGCGCCCATCTGTGCCGCGGCGACGCCGCCGACCGCGAGGAACGCGACGACGACGACCGCCTTGGCCGCTGTGCTGCTAATCGTGCCTGTCGGTATGGAGGGCATTCCGTCTTCCCCTACTCGAACATGTCAGTAATAAGTGTCGGTTTCGGCGACGAGCCCCGCGGCCGTCCGGCGGTCCGTCGCGAGGGCCGATCCGACGACCGGAATGGCCGGATTGATATAGCCGCCCCCTGTGAGTCTCCCCTAATGAGCGCACGCGAGCGCACCAGGGAGGTGATCGGGCGATGAGCGACTCGACCGACGAGGTACGCGCATACACAGTTCGGCTCGAACTCGTCGACGAGCCGGGCGAGCTCCTGCGGGCGCTGCACCCGATCGCCGACAACGGCGGGAACCTCCTCTCGATCTTCCACGAACGGGGGAATCTCACCCCGCGGGGCCACATCCCCGTCGAGGTCGACCTGGAGGCGACCCCCGAGCGCTTCGACGAGATCGTCGACGCGCTCCGCGAGGCCGGCATCAACGTCATCCAGGCCGGCACGCAACACTACAGCGAGTCGCTGACGATCGTCGTCTCCGGCCACATCGTCGACAGCGACCTCTCACACACCCTCTCGCGCATCCGCGAGACGACCGACGCCACGGTGACCGACCTCTCGCTGTCGGCACCCGAGGGGACGGAAGACGTGTCGAGCGCGCGCCTGCGGCTGGCCACCGAGGAGGGGGAGGCCGACTCGACGCTGGCGGCCCTGCGGGACATCGCCGCGGCGAAGGACCTGCGTCTGGTCGAGCCGCTCACGGTGGGTGATGCGGCGTGAGACTCGCAGTCCTGGGCGCCGGCGCCGTCGGCGCCTCGGTCGCGGATCTGGCCGCGGACTACGGCCACACCGTCACCGCGCTGGCCGACTCCTCGTCGGCCGCCGTCGACCCCGAGGGGATCGACGTGGCGACCGCGCTGGAGTCAAAGCGGACCGACGGCGCCGTCGGGAGCGACGACCCCGAGGCCGCGCTGGACGGCGAGTACGACGTTCTCGTCGAGGCGACGCCGACGACGCTCGGCGACGCCCAGCCCGGCTTCGGCCACGTCCGAACCGCGCTCGAACGGGACCGACACGTCGTCCTCGCCAACAAGGGACCGGTCGCCGAGCGCTACGCCGACGTGCGCGAACTCGAACGCGAGAGCAACGGCGAGGTGCTGTTCGAGGCGACCGTCGGCGGCGCGATGCCGGTCCTCTCGACGATCGCCGACTTCGACTCCGACCACATCACGGCCGCCCGCGGCGTCCTCAACGGGACCGCGAACTTCATCCTGACGCGGATGGCCGCCGAGGGACTGGACTACGAGCACGTCCTCGCGGAGGCCCAGGATCTGGGCGTCGCCGAGGCCGACCCCGCCTTCGACGTGGAGGGGACCGACGCCGCGCTGAAGTGCGTCATCGTCGCGAACGTCCTCGCGGGGAACGGCCGCGAGTACACCCTCGAGGACGCAGCGGTGCAGGGAATCGAGGAGATCCCCGGGAGCGCGCTCGACCTGGCGACCGAGGACGGCCGCACCGTC
The window above is part of the Halosimplex rubrum genome. Proteins encoded here:
- a CDS encoding ABC transporter permease, whose protein sequence is MDAPLLQKELFWLRRNWRAVAVVFLLAPALFGVATTSFDRTVPQDVPVAVVPADDAVTEDELQAVAGLAQTVSAPRSYDSTDAARTALRRERVYGVLTVDHGLYESGANATLSLAVDGGMVTYVDPSLAVTGTLRDRAGVFPSTVTVERRIVGPQRTLPEFLFATGLVYLLAIYAFTYVPYHLARERRVFDRVRVESSLWALLAAKAALFAALGAAAVASMGLAGVALGYRVSVADPAALGVVALTGAALVAVSLGVTFATRFSVAGRFVNVALLGGIVAFSNPVYPTGFFSAARRSIAGWSPVYHATVVVRAVALKDLSPGLFADRLLLLGGVAAAAGCWLAATVFVYERRGRDG
- a CDS encoding amino acid-binding protein, whose amino-acid sequence is MSDSTDEVRAYTVRLELVDEPGELLRALHPIADNGGNLLSIFHERGNLTPRGHIPVEVDLEATPERFDEIVDALREAGINVIQAGTQHYSESLTIVVSGHIVDSDLSHTLSRIRETTDATVTDLSLSAPEGTEDVSSARLRLATEEGEADSTLAALRDIAAAKDLRLVEPLTVGDAA
- a CDS encoding homoserine dehydrogenase — translated: MRLAVLGAGAVGASVADLAADYGHTVTALADSSSAAVDPEGIDVATALESKRTDGAVGSDDPEAALDGEYDVLVEATPTTLGDAQPGFGHVRTALERDRHVVLANKGPVAERYADVRELERESNGEVLFEATVGGAMPVLSTIADFDSDHITAARGVLNGTANFILTRMAAEGLDYEHVLAEAQDLGVAEADPAFDVEGTDAALKCVIVANVLAGNGREYTLEDAAVQGIEEIPGSALDLATEDGRTVRLIGEVTPQGRVRVGPRLVPANGTLAVTGTENIVQLETEHAGQLNISGRGAGGPETASAVLADVGRLPER